The following proteins are co-located in the Amycolatopsis tolypomycina genome:
- a CDS encoding AAA family ATPase: MTTPATTPAPGAAPAAPGAATRLPSGELRRMVAEQLASDPTAALTPGAIAAKLGGKSSGAVGNALATLESRGEAERVGINPVTYRATSTTADAAKTATVNPRGTTPAPPPPAPSAPPVAPPAAPTVVTGPVRRPNGQMYHPRKLGGMSDVTALRTLREAGVFALVYGPPGTGKTSLIEAAFPDLVTLQGDSGTVVDDFVGSYTQTPDGYEFCYGPLVTAMREGRPLFIDDATLIPPTELAVVYPAMDGRGQITIKSYKGEVVDAADGFYVVAGHNPGVHGAVLTDALSSRFGAQIKVSTDYDLALQLKVDEKAVRVAKNLALRQEKGEIGWAPQLRELLEFARISRAVGADFAAGNLIGVAPEEDREVVAVAVRNVFGANVIPLALGSQF, translated from the coding sequence ATGACCACGCCAGCCACGACTCCGGCCCCGGGCGCCGCGCCCGCCGCCCCGGGCGCGGCGACCCGGCTGCCCAGCGGCGAACTCCGCCGCATGGTCGCCGAACAACTGGCCAGCGACCCGACCGCCGCACTGACCCCCGGTGCCATCGCGGCCAAACTCGGCGGCAAGTCGTCCGGGGCGGTCGGGAACGCCCTGGCGACCCTGGAATCACGCGGGGAAGCCGAACGGGTCGGCATCAATCCGGTCACCTACCGCGCGACCAGCACCACGGCCGACGCCGCGAAAACAGCGACCGTCAACCCGCGCGGCACCACACCCGCACCGCCCCCGCCCGCCCCGTCCGCGCCGCCCGTTGCCCCGCCTGCCGCGCCCACCGTGGTGACCGGTCCGGTGCGCCGACCCAACGGGCAGATGTACCACCCGCGAAAACTGGGCGGGATGTCGGACGTGACCGCGTTGCGCACGCTGCGGGAGGCGGGGGTGTTCGCGCTCGTGTACGGCCCACCCGGAACCGGGAAAACCTCGCTCATCGAGGCAGCGTTCCCCGACTTGGTCACGCTCCAGGGCGACAGTGGCACGGTGGTCGACGACTTTGTCGGTTCCTACACACAAACCCCGGACGGCTACGAGTTCTGCTACGGCCCGCTCGTGACCGCGATGCGGGAAGGGCGGCCGCTGTTCATCGACGACGCCACCCTCATCCCGCCGACCGAGCTGGCCGTGGTGTACCCCGCGATGGACGGGCGCGGACAGATCACCATCAAGTCCTACAAGGGTGAAGTGGTGGACGCCGCCGACGGGTTCTACGTCGTGGCCGGACACAACCCCGGGGTGCACGGCGCGGTCCTCACCGATGCGCTGTCATCGCGGTTCGGCGCCCAGATCAAGGTGTCCACCGACTACGACCTCGCCCTTCAGCTGAAGGTCGATGAGAAGGCCGTGCGGGTGGCGAAGAACCTCGCCCTACGTCAGGAAAAAGGCGAGATCGGGTGGGCGCCGCAACTGCGCGAGCTGCTCGAATTCGCCCGCATCTCCCGCGCTGTCGGTGCCGACTTCGCCGCCGGGAACCTGATCGGCGTCGCGCCGGAGGAGGACCGCGAGGTGGTCGCCGTGGCGGTGCGGAACGTGTTCGGTGCCAACGTCATCCCGCTGGCCCTCGGGTCGCAGTTCTAG
- a CDS encoding helix-turn-helix domain-containing protein, with translation MAGSLRAVFGGRSTRESRGGTIDDPTDPMSKMFFSVLATFAEFEVDLLRAHTRGGMAIARAKGKRPKLSPAQQRHLLRFHREGKHNVVELAELFNVSRPTVYRAFNRAATSPARATR, from the coding sequence GTGGCTGGCAGTCTGCGCGCGGTGTTTGGTGGCCGCAGCACGAGAGAATCGCGGGGCGGCACGATCGACGACCCGACCGACCCGATGAGCAAGATGTTCTTCAGCGTCCTGGCCACCTTCGCCGAGTTCGAGGTCGACCTGCTGCGGGCGCACACCCGCGGGGGGATGGCCATCGCGCGTGCCAAAGGCAAGCGTCCCAAATTGTCCCCGGCCCAGCAGCGACATCTGCTCCGATTCCATCGCGAGGGCAAGCACAACGTCGTCGAGTTGGCCGAACTGTTCAACGTCTCCCGGCCCACGGTCTATCGAGCGTTCAACCGCGCGGCGACATCACCGGCGAGGGCCACGCGATGA
- a CDS encoding VWA domain-containing protein, whose amino-acid sequence MTAHVATPTANPTAMFPAAPAWLTLSAAFGNEVPAIADRDDLVVTVAPGAGNGAPACFFPDLATIEVDGVHLAPGVDPATVEPHRIGDRKRYRTIWGLLTHECGHARHSRWRAPDDAPPGAAAAADLLEESRMEARHVRRRPDDRYWLRASATNLILADTKANNPAAAPQMTAQGAARSAALLLARVDGGILNRREVAPVTRVVRSVLGTNTLAKLRRIWRAAHRTADDDATRMIELGRRWCEALGTDPTQPPAPDPAASSGTGAPSPLASAITRAVTAIGRAVAAEPAPTDPVTDAMNARAADDKARQQAHTDATTVFDGNPGPGSATPGPRRKHIQRTRAPLAEEATAARHLARVLTTAGVRDRTATKTTSRVPPGRLRMRGAINADAQRAAGAMPSAEPFTRTTRTTVPTPPLRLGIACDVTGSMGAFAGPAASAAWILAHAARHATVPATTATVTFGRGEVHPLTHPGTAPARVSVFNAKGGSHPIDTAISALDGALGLSRPDAARLLVVISDGAFERSTKEPGQAMLDRLRATGCAVLWLTPDSPHTAPMRGATVHTLTDPAATARAIGQAATAALRATR is encoded by the coding sequence ATGACCGCCCACGTGGCCACACCGACCGCCAACCCGACCGCGATGTTTCCCGCCGCCCCCGCGTGGCTGACCCTGTCGGCCGCGTTCGGGAACGAGGTTCCCGCCATCGCCGACCGCGACGACCTCGTGGTCACCGTTGCCCCCGGAGCGGGCAACGGCGCGCCCGCCTGTTTCTTCCCCGACCTCGCCACCATCGAGGTCGACGGCGTGCACCTCGCCCCCGGGGTCGACCCGGCCACCGTCGAACCGCACCGGATCGGGGACCGCAAACGCTACCGCACCATCTGGGGACTGCTGACCCACGAATGCGGCCACGCCCGCCACTCCCGCTGGCGCGCACCCGACGACGCACCCCCGGGCGCGGCGGCGGCCGCCGACTTGCTGGAAGAGTCCCGCATGGAAGCGCGGCACGTGCGCCGCCGACCCGACGACCGGTACTGGCTGCGCGCCAGCGCCACCAACCTCATCCTCGCCGACACCAAAGCCAACAACCCCGCCGCCGCACCACAAATGACCGCACAGGGCGCCGCCCGCAGCGCCGCGCTGCTACTGGCCCGAGTGGACGGTGGCATCCTCAACCGCCGCGAAGTCGCCCCGGTCACCCGGGTGGTGCGCTCCGTTCTCGGCACGAACACCCTCGCGAAACTGCGCCGCATCTGGCGCGCCGCACACCGCACCGCCGACGACGACGCCACCAGGATGATCGAACTCGGGCGGCGCTGGTGCGAGGCCCTGGGCACCGACCCCACCCAACCACCCGCGCCCGATCCCGCCGCCAGTAGCGGTACCGGCGCGCCGTCGCCCCTGGCGAGTGCGATCACCCGCGCCGTCACCGCGATCGGCCGCGCGGTCGCTGCCGAACCGGCCCCCACCGACCCCGTCACCGACGCGATGAACGCCCGCGCCGCCGACGACAAGGCACGCCAGCAGGCGCACACCGACGCCACCACGGTCTTCGACGGAAACCCCGGACCGGGCAGCGCCACACCCGGACCACGGCGCAAGCACATCCAGCGCACCCGCGCGCCCCTGGCCGAGGAAGCCACCGCCGCACGCCACCTCGCCCGGGTGTTGACCACCGCCGGAGTCCGCGACCGCACGGCCACCAAAACCACCTCGCGGGTGCCACCGGGACGGCTGCGGATGCGCGGGGCGATCAACGCCGACGCGCAACGGGCGGCGGGCGCGATGCCCAGTGCCGAACCCTTCACCCGGACCACCCGCACCACCGTGCCCACCCCGCCGCTACGGCTTGGCATCGCGTGCGACGTGACCGGATCGATGGGGGCGTTCGCGGGGCCCGCCGCGTCGGCTGCCTGGATCCTCGCCCACGCCGCCCGCCACGCCACGGTGCCCGCCACCACCGCCACGGTGACCTTCGGCCGGGGCGAGGTGCACCCGCTCACCCATCCCGGGACCGCCCCGGCCCGGGTGAGTGTGTTCAACGCCAAAGGCGGCTCGCACCCGATCGACACCGCGATCAGCGCACTCGACGGGGCGCTCGGCCTGTCCCGTCCCGACGCCGCCCGCCTGCTGGTGGTGATCAGCGACGGCGCCTTCGAACGCAGCACGAAGGAACCGGGGCAGGCGATGCTCGACCGCCTGCGCGCCACGGGCTGCGCCGTGCTGTGGCTGACCCCCGACAGCCCCCACACCGCCCCGATGCGCGGGGCCACCGTGCACACCCTGACCGACCCCGCCGCCACCGCCCGCGCCATTGGACAGGCCGCCACGGCCGCGCTGCGCGCCACCCGCTGA
- a CDS encoding HIT family protein: MTHPPCVFCDLLAAGQATWVAREPEAAAFFPLPDSALAPGHTLVVPRRHVVGVLDADPQTLAATVRLVQRVGQAMTHALEATGVVVLNASGPHSGQSVPHLHFHVVPRWPDDQAHLWPADRSRHHVNGDAHHLLAAALRHDQPR; the protein is encoded by the coding sequence ATGACCCACCCGCCGTGCGTGTTCTGCGACCTGCTGGCCGCCGGCCAAGCAACCTGGGTGGCGAGGGAACCCGAAGCCGCCGCGTTCTTCCCTCTGCCCGACTCGGCCCTGGCCCCCGGGCACACGTTGGTCGTGCCCCGACGGCACGTTGTCGGCGTCCTGGACGCCGACCCGCAGACTCTGGCCGCCACCGTGCGCCTGGTCCAGCGCGTGGGCCAAGCCATGACACACGCGCTGGAGGCGACCGGGGTGGTAGTGCTGAACGCTAGCGGCCCCCACTCCGGGCAAAGCGTGCCCCATCTGCATTTCCATGTCGTGCCACGCTGGCCCGACGATCAGGCTCACCTGTGGCCCGCTGATCGCTCCCGCCACCACGTCAACGGCGACGCCCACCACCTGTTGGCCGCCGCGCTGCGTCACGACCAGCCCCGATGA
- a CDS encoding replication-relaxation family protein: MITRILRQKAMRGPLPGRPTARAAGSVEHQAMLASRLTARDKWLLALLHEHRVLTTVQIQDAAFPSDRSARQRLRDLYLWRAVSRFQPFQQLGSAPMHYVLGPAGAAVLAAEHGLEVKDLGYRHDRAMAIAHNQRLAHTIGVNDFFTSLIAHSRHIRIAERLVVWWSEARCARHFGDLVIPDGYGRWHTATHAGSPDREVEWFLEFDTGTESLTKVGRKLAGYARLAESTGIATPVLVWLPTSRREAGARTALARVHAQLDAPHTVPVATAAADLLDPTAPYPSPAEPVWLPLTSSRTTRATGPRYHLAELTDAWPGLAPPADAADPAAGDGGDAPAAAPYRLPPPSPIPPRATPNRIARGDH; encoded by the coding sequence TTGATCACCCGTATCTTGCGCCAGAAGGCGATGCGTGGCCCGCTGCCCGGCCGCCCGACCGCGCGGGCCGCCGGCTCGGTCGAGCACCAGGCCATGCTCGCCTCCCGCCTCACCGCCCGGGACAAGTGGCTGCTCGCGCTGCTGCACGAACACCGGGTCCTGACCACCGTCCAGATCCAGGACGCTGCGTTCCCGTCGGACCGCTCGGCCCGCCAGCGCCTGCGCGACCTCTACCTCTGGCGCGCTGTGTCGCGGTTCCAGCCGTTCCAGCAGCTCGGCTCCGCCCCCATGCACTACGTCCTCGGCCCCGCCGGCGCCGCCGTCCTCGCCGCCGAGCACGGCCTCGAGGTCAAAGACCTCGGCTACCGCCACGACCGCGCCATGGCCATCGCCCACAACCAGCGCCTCGCCCACACCATCGGGGTCAACGACTTCTTCACCTCCCTCATCGCCCACAGCCGACATATCCGCATCGCCGAGCGACTGGTGGTGTGGTGGTCGGAGGCCCGCTGCGCCCGGCATTTCGGGGACCTCGTCATCCCCGACGGCTACGGCCGCTGGCACACCGCCACCCACGCCGGCAGCCCCGACCGTGAGGTGGAGTGGTTTCTCGAGTTCGACACCGGCACCGAATCCCTGACCAAGGTCGGACGCAAGCTCGCCGGTTACGCCCGGCTCGCCGAGTCGACCGGGATCGCCACCCCGGTGCTGGTGTGGCTGCCCACCAGCCGCCGCGAAGCCGGAGCCCGCACCGCCCTGGCCCGCGTCCACGCCCAGCTCGACGCCCCGCACACCGTCCCGGTGGCCACCGCGGCAGCCGACCTGCTCGACCCGACCGCGCCCTATCCGAGTCCCGCCGAGCCGGTATGGCTGCCCCTCACCTCGTCCCGCACCACCAGAGCCACGGGGCCCCGCTACCACCTCGCCGAGCTGACCGACGCCTGGCCCGGCCTCGCACCGCCCGCCGACGCCGCCGACCCGGCCGCGGGCGACGGCGGCGATGCGCCGGCGGCCGCGCCCTACCGGCTCCCGCCACCGAGCCCGATCCCGCCGCGAGCCACCCCCAACCGCATCGCCCGCGGCGACCACTGA
- a CDS encoding helix-turn-helix domain-containing protein gives MSQKNTATTNRPLHAVSGTNDAPTTEDKVRAVLAAKPGSTTAELAIAAGVGRSTAAKILARWDRDGAATRAAGDGPRKPDTWTLVPSDTGTTASEPQDTLPDAAARADSEDKAAPADVAAIEETEPISDDGEGPASDETATDDSGSRTDATVVAVADGAPALATEDDSRQENHTRSPEAPVNDDKLSAAVDSPGSSVVSAEAASTGKDRLAKGALRGLVEEYLAERSGESFGPAQIGKDLGRSGGAVNNALEKLVADGYAIKTCEAPKRFTINPEKTDAPVPAPTA, from the coding sequence ATGTCCCAGAAGAACACCGCCACCACCAACCGTCCCCTGCACGCCGTCTCCGGCACGAATGACGCACCGACCACGGAAGACAAGGTGCGCGCCGTGCTGGCCGCCAAACCCGGATCGACGACCGCCGAACTGGCGATTGCGGCCGGGGTGGGCCGCTCGACCGCCGCGAAGATCCTCGCCCGCTGGGACCGCGACGGCGCGGCCACGCGCGCCGCAGGTGACGGCCCCCGCAAGCCCGACACGTGGACGCTCGTCCCGTCGGACACCGGTACCACCGCGTCCGAACCGCAGGACACACTGCCGGACGCGGCCGCACGTGCCGATTCCGAGGACAAGGCCGCCCCGGCGGACGTCGCAGCCATCGAGGAAACCGAACCGATCAGCGACGATGGAGAGGGCCCCGCCAGCGATGAGACGGCGACCGACGACTCGGGAAGCCGTACGGACGCTACGGTCGTCGCGGTCGCCGACGGTGCGCCTGCCCTCGCCACCGAAGACGACAGCAGGCAGGAGAACCACACCCGGTCGCCTGAGGCACCGGTGAACGACGACAAGCTCAGCGCCGCCGTGGACTCGCCGGGTTCGAGCGTGGTGTCGGCCGAGGCTGCGTCGACGGGGAAGGACCGGTTGGCGAAGGGTGCTTTGCGGGGGCTGGTCGAGGAGTACCTGGCCGAGCGCTCGGGCGAGAGCTTCGGGCCCGCCCAAATCGGCAAGGATCTCGGTCGCTCCGGCGGGGCGGTGAACAACGCGCTGGAGAAGCTCGTTGCCGACGGCTACGCGATCAAGACGTGCGAGGCGCCGAAGCGGTTCACGATCAACCCGGAGAAGACAGACGCCCCGGTCCCTGCCCCCACCGCGTGA
- a CDS encoding type IV secretory system conjugative DNA transfer family protein: MTMHTAGVAVPAGWVGDYLRDPGSTITALLAALRDWAQTWGPVVVPAVPLALACWVALRRWWRMRRHAGLLADARRITVLAPPVVDPAGGAAVWSNLVGLLRPSWRRFFAGQPHLAMEYVFGEHGVTVQFWVPGVIPPSLVERAVEAAWPGSHTRTHPAIAPFPALQAGRRRITVGGQLRLARPEALPLRTGFDADPIRGLLGAPVGLGRDEYACVQVLARPVTGRRVARARRAARRIHHGSSRRLGGRILDLITPGAHATRSGQTADARRISQDPQLSLEYSAQNKAIVGKQRGSQYETLIRYAVATDLPADTGTDLARQARDTARGRAHALAAAFAAYTDHNHYTRTRLRHPTRALAQRHLDRGDLLSVPELAAIAHLPTDPEIPGVERAGAKAVAPPPGVATPGPQVKPLGQADTGHARPVGLQVADARHHLHVLGATGSGKSTLLGTMILDDAERNRGVVLIDPKGDLVTDVLNRLPRSAAERVVLFDADSLHRPPILNPLEGGETDREVDNLVSVFRRVYSAFWGPRTDDLMRAACLTLRAQEGVPTLADLPKLLTSEAFRSRITAGLTDPVLTGFWEWYDDLTDSSRSQVISPLMNKLRAFLLRPFVKEAIAGGHSTVDMGQVLDEGGICLVRIPKGSLGEETTRLVGSLVVARTWQATTARARVPQRLRPDASLVVDECHNFLNLPYPLEDMLAEARGFRLSMTLAHQHLGQLSRELKEGISTNARSKIFFSASPEDARELARHTAPRLSDHDLSHLGVYHTATRLVVHGEETEPFTMTTTPLPAPIPGRAREIRAVLRARRRAHSTTSNAGHITTSTAAAAAQTRSRPTGRRVPPTRPPKTDPRRSRP; the protein is encoded by the coding sequence ATGACCATGCACACCGCCGGAGTCGCGGTGCCCGCGGGCTGGGTGGGTGACTACCTGCGCGACCCCGGCAGCACCATCACCGCCCTGCTCGCCGCACTGCGGGACTGGGCCCAAACCTGGGGGCCTGTCGTGGTCCCCGCCGTGCCCCTCGCCCTCGCCTGCTGGGTCGCCCTCCGCCGCTGGTGGCGGATGCGCCGACACGCCGGGCTGCTGGCCGATGCCCGGCGGATCACCGTGCTCGCCCCGCCGGTGGTCGATCCGGCCGGCGGGGCTGCGGTCTGGTCCAACCTCGTCGGGCTCTTGCGCCCCTCCTGGCGACGCTTCTTCGCCGGGCAGCCGCATCTGGCGATGGAGTACGTGTTCGGCGAGCACGGCGTCACCGTGCAGTTCTGGGTCCCTGGTGTCATCCCGCCCAGTTTGGTCGAACGGGCCGTCGAGGCGGCCTGGCCCGGCTCACACACCCGCACCCACCCCGCCATCGCACCCTTCCCCGCCCTGCAGGCCGGGCGCCGGCGGATCACCGTCGGCGGGCAACTACGGCTGGCCCGGCCCGAGGCGCTGCCGCTGCGGACCGGCTTCGACGCCGACCCGATCCGCGGGCTGCTCGGCGCCCCGGTGGGGCTCGGCCGCGACGAGTACGCCTGCGTCCAGGTCCTCGCTCGCCCGGTCACCGGCCGCCGCGTCGCCCGAGCTCGCCGTGCCGCCCGCCGCATCCACCACGGCTCCTCCCGTCGCCTGGGTGGCCGGATCCTCGATCTGATCACCCCCGGTGCCCACGCGACCCGCTCGGGACAGACCGCCGACGCACGGCGGATCAGCCAGGACCCGCAGCTGTCGCTGGAATACTCCGCGCAGAACAAGGCCATCGTCGGCAAACAGCGCGGCTCCCAGTACGAGACCCTCATCCGCTACGCCGTCGCGACCGACCTGCCCGCCGACACCGGCACCGACCTGGCCCGCCAGGCCCGCGACACCGCACGCGGCCGCGCACACGCGCTGGCGGCCGCGTTCGCCGCCTACACCGACCACAACCACTACACCCGCACCCGGCTGCGCCACCCCACCCGAGCCCTCGCCCAACGGCACCTGGACCGCGGTGACCTGCTCTCGGTGCCCGAGCTCGCGGCGATCGCGCACCTGCCGACCGACCCGGAGATCCCCGGCGTCGAACGCGCCGGAGCCAAAGCCGTCGCCCCGCCACCCGGGGTCGCGACACCCGGCCCGCAGGTCAAACCCCTAGGGCAGGCCGACACCGGACATGCCCGCCCGGTCGGGCTGCAGGTGGCCGACGCCCGGCATCACCTGCACGTGCTCGGCGCCACCGGCAGCGGCAAGTCGACCCTGCTGGGCACCATGATCCTCGACGACGCGGAGCGTAACCGGGGTGTTGTGCTGATCGACCCGAAAGGTGATCTGGTCACCGACGTCCTCAACCGGCTCCCCCGCTCGGCCGCGGAGCGGGTGGTGCTCTTCGACGCCGACTCCCTGCACCGCCCACCCATCCTCAACCCCTTGGAGGGCGGGGAAACCGACCGTGAGGTAGACAACCTCGTCTCCGTCTTCCGCCGCGTCTATTCGGCGTTCTGGGGGCCGCGCACCGACGACCTGATGCGCGCCGCGTGCCTGACGCTGCGGGCCCAGGAAGGCGTGCCCACCCTGGCCGATCTGCCGAAGCTGCTGACCAGTGAGGCGTTCCGGTCCCGCATCACGGCCGGCCTGACCGATCCCGTGCTGACCGGGTTCTGGGAGTGGTACGACGACCTCACCGACAGCTCCCGCTCCCAGGTGATCTCGCCGCTGATGAACAAGCTCCGGGCGTTTCTGCTGCGCCCTTTCGTGAAGGAAGCCATCGCCGGCGGACACTCCACGGTGGACATGGGGCAGGTGCTCGACGAAGGCGGCATCTGCCTGGTGCGCATCCCCAAAGGCTCCCTCGGGGAGGAGACCACCCGGCTGGTCGGGTCCCTCGTGGTGGCCCGCACATGGCAGGCCACCACCGCCCGCGCCCGTGTCCCCCAGCGGCTGCGTCCCGACGCGAGCCTGGTGGTCGACGAATGCCACAACTTCCTCAACCTCCCCTATCCGCTCGAAGACATGCTCGCCGAAGCCCGCGGTTTCCGGCTGTCGATGACCTTGGCCCACCAGCACCTCGGGCAGCTGTCCCGCGAACTGAAGGAAGGCATCTCCACCAACGCCCGCAGCAAGATCTTCTTCTCCGCCAGCCCCGAGGACGCCCGCGAGCTCGCCCGCCACACGGCACCTCGGCTCTCGGACCATGACCTGTCCCATCTCGGCGTCTACCACACCGCCACCCGCTTGGTCGTGCACGGCGAGGAAACCGAGCCCTTCACCATGACCACCACCCCACTCCCGGCCCCGATCCCCGGCCGGGCCCGGGAAATCCGCGCGGTGCTCCGCGCCCGACGTCGCGCACACAGCACCACGAGCAACGCCGGTCACATCACAACCAGTACGGCCGCGGCAGCCGCGCAGACACGGTCCAGGCCGACCGGGCGGCGGGTTCCGCCGACCCGGCCACCCAAGACCGACCCGCGCCGCAGCCGCCCCTAG
- a CDS encoding C40 family peptidase produces MGSKIGAGIAAVVLAIPLLIGAQATGIVGQLFSSRSSPGSLTCTPDGTPTGAVPGMTAEQLGNAAVIVGVGKQRGVPEPGWVVAVAAALQESGLRNLSYGDRDSLGLFQQRPSMGWGSPDQITTPTYAAAKFFERLQAIPNWQQMSVTDAAQAVQRSGFPGAYAKHEGTARAIVAAVSGVRCDPAPAVAGTGNCDMIQAASPAAMAAVNYACGQRGLPYLWGGTGSDGGFDCSGLTQAAYAAAGIALPRTSRAQYAAGPHVPDGQPLLPGDLVYYATAGRVHHVGLYLGSGNMIDSPDVGQTIGIRPYRHPGDDYYGATRPAARVAP; encoded by the coding sequence GTGGGGAGCAAGATCGGCGCCGGCATCGCGGCCGTCGTCCTCGCCATCCCGCTGCTCATCGGCGCCCAGGCCACCGGCATCGTCGGCCAGCTGTTCAGCAGCCGCTCGTCGCCGGGATCGCTGACCTGCACCCCCGACGGGACACCGACCGGGGCCGTACCGGGCATGACCGCCGAGCAGCTGGGCAACGCCGCCGTGATCGTCGGCGTCGGGAAACAGCGGGGCGTGCCGGAGCCCGGGTGGGTGGTCGCGGTCGCCGCCGCGCTCCAGGAATCCGGGCTGCGCAACCTGTCCTACGGCGATCGGGACAGCCTCGGGCTCTTCCAGCAACGCCCGTCGATGGGCTGGGGCAGCCCCGACCAGATCACCACTCCCACCTACGCGGCGGCGAAGTTCTTCGAGCGCCTGCAGGCAATCCCGAACTGGCAGCAGATGAGCGTGACCGACGCCGCGCAAGCCGTGCAGCGCTCGGGCTTCCCCGGCGCCTACGCCAAACACGAGGGCACTGCACGCGCGATCGTGGCGGCCGTGTCGGGTGTCCGGTGTGACCCCGCGCCCGCCGTGGCCGGGACGGGCAACTGCGACATGATCCAGGCTGCCTCACCCGCCGCGATGGCCGCCGTCAACTATGCCTGCGGGCAGCGTGGGCTGCCCTATTTGTGGGGCGGCACAGGCTCCGACGGCGGATTCGACTGCAGCGGCCTGACCCAAGCCGCCTACGCCGCCGCCGGGATCGCCCTGCCTCGTACCTCGCGCGCCCAGTACGCCGCCGGACCCCACGTCCCCGACGGCCAGCCACTGCTGCCCGGTGACCTCGTCTACTACGCCACCGCAGGACGCGTCCACCACGTCGGCCTCTACCTCGGCAGCGGCAACATGATCGACTCACCGGACGTCGGCCAAACCATCGGAATTCGTCCCTACCGTCATCCGGGCGACGACTACTACGGCGCCACACGACCGGCGGCTCGCGTTGCGCCGTAA